In Nitrososphaerales archaeon, the sequence GTGCGTTGTCTCGCCCCCTGACGAGACCACGGTCACTTCGTTCTCATCCGCTCCAAAGCCAATCCCCTCCCTGCCGACGTCGTTCACCACGACCATGTCAGCGCCCGATTCTCTGAGTCTCTGCCTTGCCCTACCAAGCAGCTCGGCCCTGGGAAGGTTATGCTCCGCCTTGAATATCACCAAGAAGGTCGAAGGACTCACTCTCTTCGCTTGGTCGATTATCTTGGGTGTCCTGGCCAGTTCCAGCGTGAGCGTTTGGCTCTTCGAAGATTCTATCTTGGTGTTGAGGATTTTGACCGGCCTGTAGTCTGATACGGCGGCCGCGGCCAGCATCAAGTGGTACTTTGAATGCGACAGTTGCGAGATGACCTGCTTGTACATTTGTTCGGCTGTATTCACTGCGAGCACCTTCACCCCAATCGGAGGTTCGGCAGAGCCAGGACCGTAGACAAGCGTGACACTCGCCCCTCTCCTCTCCGCCGCAGACGCCAGGGCGACCGCCATCTTCCCCGAACTCCTGTTCGTCAGGACTCTGACCGGGTCGATCTGCTCGGCAGTCGGCCCACCGGTTATCAGAACCTTCATGCTGCGCATATCTTTGTTCGAAACAGTTAGTATCAATGAGGAAAGTATTTCCTCGACACTTGCGAGTTTCGCCTTCCCTTCATCGATTGTCGGAGGGATGATGACTACGCCCACCCTCTCGAGCTTCTTGAGGTTCTCCTGTATGATGGGGTGACGCATCATTGTGTCGTGCATCGCTGGCGCAATCAGGATTGGAATCCCGGCCCCAAGGGCAGAGGAGACGTACGACGTGACCGGGGAGTCGTCGATTCCTGCGGCGATCTTCCCTATCGTGTTCGCAGTCGCGGGCGCAATCAGGATAGCGTCAGCCTTCCCAGCGCCGGTAGTGTGCACGACATGCTCTATCTTGCCAGTGAGTTCAGTTACTACGGGGTTTCCCGTTGCCCACTCCATCAAGTCTGGATGAATTATCTTCTGGGCGGCCGCGGTCATGACCGCGTGTACGTCTGCGCCATGCCTCATCAGACTCCGGGCTATGTCTGGCGCGAGGTAGGCCGACACGCTCCCCGTGATTCCCAGGATGATTTTCTTCCCCCTGAGCTCCTCCCCTTCAGTTCCGATTATTTCCTTGGAAGGGTGTTCCATGAACCGCCTCGTACCGGCTTGTGTTCGATTTATCATTATGGACTGGGGATGCGGCAGCCGCCGCCGGTTCACCGTTTGTCAAGGGTATTCGCCCTCACGGATGATATGCTTCGGGTGTCCGTTTGTCCCTGACGGGTTAATCTCGGATCCTGAAGACTGTGTTTTCGACCATGCTTCGGGTACGCCGGTGCTCTTTCGGTCGCAGCAGAACTCATCGCTCAGCCTTGAAGCTCGAATCCAACGCGTGGCGCGCCTGACACTACGATAAGCCAGATCTCTTGGTTTTCGAGAGTCAAGTGGGGCGATTATCAGTCTAGCTGTAATCTTCCCCCGACGGATCTGCTATCTTCGCCGTGATATTTCATGCAGTGGAGTTCGTTGGGGCAATCCTCTCGGCCCTACTTGGCAATCAGGCCTGGGTCGAGTGCGCATTGAGCTCTTAGGCTCCTTTCTTGGACGAAAGCAACTGACACGAGCAGAGTCAGGGAAGCCAGCTTGATGGGGATTTGGTACGTATAGAACATCACTCCTAAGACGGCGAGGAACCCTCCGGCCCCACCCGCGAAGACCAGCAGGGGCACGAGATAGTAACAAGGGCAAGCTCCAGCAATCAAGGCGGCTGTCATTCCCGCGAGGCCGGTCTTGGTGTATTTGGACCCCGCGGCGGGAAAGTGTGCAAGTTGGAACAGGGAGGCCAAAATGACAATGCCCGAGAATGCCGAAATCACCAAATCAAGAACCGCGTAGGGAACTCTGTCCAGGGATAAAAAGAGAGTCAGATAGGGCACGAAAAACAGAAACTCGTCTGAGTACAGGAAGAGAAGGGGGGAGATGTTGATGAGCAAGAAACCTTAAGCTAAAGTCTGCAATTGGGAATCTTGGAATGCCGCACAGAATCCAGATATTTTCTGGTGGTTGCAGGCTCTGCGAGCAGGCGGCGGAGATTATCGAGGTGGGCAAATGCAAGGATTGCGTTATGGAGACGCTGGATGTCAGGGACTCGAAGAACGGAAAACTCATGCGGCACTACGCTATCAGCTCCGTACCTAGCATCGTCATCGATGGAAGGATAAAGGTGGCGGGGGTTCCAGACTTCCCATGGTTCTGCGGGGATGAATTCTACAAGATACTCGAGGGAAAATACCCGTTGAAGAGACGATAGATTAGCGACGTGATGAATCTGGTTCTGTGGCCCTCAAGCTTGAGATTTCTGCCGGATACGATTCTTCGATGGACCGTAAAGGGCTCCGGTGGAGCGGGATCCCAGTCTGGGAAACAAATACCAAAGACCACGGCGATTCGTTTGTACGCGTAACACCATCTGCAGACATGTTGTCTAGGGGTGGAAAGAAAGGGGTTACAGCTCCGATCGGTGTGAAGTACCACCGGACTCGGACTATGGCAATAACGGTTGGGAAAAAGGAGACCGTGGTATTTTTAACCTCGACTGTGGCTATGATAAGTTACAATGGAACCCGAGAAGTCCGCGAAGATCGGGTTCCGAACGCCCCGGAGTGTGGGCCCCGTCGGGCCCGCAGAATCAATTCCAAGTTGACTTCATCAGATTTGAATTTCCCCGAGATAGCGAAGGGCCGGCGATTAGCCTTATATCCTCATATTAACATGGTATTAATATGGTCAAGGCGATCGTCGAGATAGACAAGCAAGCAAACAAAGTAATCAACGTCGTCAAGGCTCAGTACGGTTTGAAGGACAAGTCACAGGCAATTAACGAGATGGCAAAACAGTATAGGGAGCTGGTGCTTGAATCTGGAGTCAGACCAGAGTACCTTAGGAAGTTGAAGAGGATCCGGGAGGAACCGATAATCAGAGTTGGAAGCATCAGCGACTTCAAGAAAAGATACGGTCAGAAATGAATGTATGAACTGGAAACCAGGGAGCACGTTGATAGAGCCTTCAGGAAGCTGGCTAGAAAGAATCCAAATCAGATGGAAGTCATAACCAAGAAGATTCAAGAGGTTCTGGAAGATCCGCGCAGGTTCAAGCCAATGCATTTCCCACTGGCGGGTATGCGGAGGGTTCACTTCGGCAACTTCGTCCTCCTATTTTCGATTGACGAGCAGAGAAGGACCGTTATCCTCGAAGACTATGAGCATCACGACAAGATTTACAGGAAGAAGTGAGTGAATTGAAGGAGTTCCGAAATTCAGAGCAGTCGCAGTCGAGTTCAAACCTTCCTTAATACGAACCCGTCAAACAGAACCATTTCCAGCTACGTCTTAGTCTATGAACAGACCTCTCCGTTTTGATTAACAAACATCGCGTCAGAGGACTCTGGT encodes:
- the coaBC gene encoding bifunctional phosphopantothenoylcysteine decarboxylase/phosphopantothenate--cysteine ligase CoaBC translates to MEHPSKEIIGTEGEELRGKKIILGITGSVSAYLAPDIARSLMRHGADVHAVMTAAAQKIIHPDLMEWATGNPVVTELTGKIEHVVHTTGAGKADAILIAPATANTIGKIAAGIDDSPVTSYVSSALGAGIPILIAPAMHDTMMRHPIIQENLKKLERVGVVIIPPTIDEGKAKLASVEEILSSLILTVSNKDMRSMKVLITGGPTAEQIDPVRVLTNRSSGKMAVALASAAERRGASVTLVYGPGSAEPPIGVKVLAVNTAEQMYKQVISQLSHSKYHLMLAAAAVSDYRPVKILNTKIESSKSQTLTLELARTPKIIDQAKRVSPSTFLVIFKAEHNLPRAELLGRARQRLRESGADMVVVNDVGREGIGFGADENEVTVVSSGGETTHLSRAPKRRIADGILSLAVRELRSE
- a CDS encoding thioredoxin family protein, which gives rise to MPHRIQIFSGGCRLCEQAAEIIEVGKCKDCVMETLDVRDSKNGKLMRHYAISSVPSIVIDGRIKVAGVPDFPWFCGDEFYKILEGKYPLKRR
- a CDS encoding DUF2683 family protein, with translation MVKAIVEIDKQANKVINVVKAQYGLKDKSQAINEMAKQYRELVLESGVRPEYLRKLKRIREEPIIRVGSISDFKKRYGQK
- a CDS encoding type II toxin-antitoxin system RelE/ParE family toxin; the encoded protein is MYELETREHVDRAFRKLARKNPNQMEVITKKIQEVLEDPRRFKPMHFPLAGMRRVHFGNFVLLFSIDEQRRTVILEDYEHHDKIYRKK